From Podospora bellae-mahoneyi strain CBS 112042 chromosome 3, whole genome shotgun sequence, the proteins below share one genomic window:
- a CDS encoding hypothetical protein (EggNog:ENOG503P37C): MDSQYHSTLFHTPFEVRDAIYSSLFSSTILSFATSVPTDDARLSKLQAPLHATALLRTCRRANAEISKSWLSHVLFYFDDPMSLLDKLAPIPLEELSLIRYISVRGDPLLLTYPPKIQVHHNLVGVLKLLPRLQLRQLTVLGSGSDKFQYRMLDELIKHGNSWQELRFISHDSGILGYAYYCLDPTLCDRYQRRPQPEHWQRVMEERDGVHSYPSVSIHRGKRAGHCGAVFKPETREVMAQSYNGAPFSVYDYGTAEDPVFISENERGKELMVAIRRGQRDVDYEEKTNSPFLPGRDIRRDFPGKTWVEIRAACTKATY; this comes from the coding sequence ATCTCTTTTCAGTTCTACAATACTTTCCTTTGCGACTTCAGTTCCAACCGACGATGCAAGACTCAGTAAACTCCAAGCGCCATTACATGCTACCGCTCTGCTCCGCACTTGCCGAAGGGCTAATGCGGAAATCTCCAAGTCATGGCTCAGTCACGTCCTGTTTTATTTTGATGATCCGATGTCGCTGCTTGACAAGCTCGCGCCTATCCCCTTGGAAGAGCTGTCCCTCATTCGGTATATCTCTGTGCGTGGGGATCCTCTGCTGCTTACCTACCCGCCAAAAATACAAGTACATCACAATCTGGTTGGTGTATTGAAGCTTCTTCCCCGGCTACAGCTACGCCAGCTTACGGTTTTGGGGAGCGGTAGCGACAAGTTCCAATATCGGATGTTGGACGAGTTGATCAAGCATGGGAACAGTTGGCAGGAATTACGTTTCATTAGTCACGACTCTGGGATACTTGGGTATGCTTATTATTGCCTTGATCCGACACTTTGTGACCGGTACCAACGGCGACCACAACCAGAGCATTGGCAAAgagtgatggaggagagagacGGTGTACATTCTTACCCGTCAGTCTCGATTCATCGAGGAAAGCGGGCCGGTCATTGCGGAGCTGTCTTCAAGCCTGAAACCcgggaggtgatggcgcAAAGTTACAACGGGGCACCATTTTCAGTGTATGATTACGGAACAGCGGAGGACCCAGTGTTTATCAGTGAGAATGAACGAGGCAAGGAGCTCATGGTGGCTATCAGAAGAGGCCAGCGAGATGTGGACTACGAAGAAAAGACCAATAGTCCATTTCTTCCAGGTCGCGACATTCGGAGAGACTTTCCGGGCAAGACTTGGGTTGAGATCCGCGCTGCATGTACCAAGGCAACATATTGA